One genomic region from Sphingobacterium multivorum encodes:
- a CDS encoding AlbA family DNA-binding domain-containing protein: MTDYCSYYFGKSLNDLTYSDVQAFFQQEKEESINLEFKSGQDNTKSFDDILNKKIIRAIASFLNSEGGILIWGSPRESEVTKGDKKVKIAQGDLQPNKVYNEKDQLVNKIIRSISYMPVGVNVIVLEENDQYVYIFEVQESQNKPHQYNDQYPIRIDGQSLPAPHYLVESMFNQVKFPTIEGYLKPLYFIEKDGDLILHFDFKLFNFSPSIPGKDIQLYINTTGGIFEENNDSFVQPNPTKLLCFGLNPSLKLTLAINVWHLRNPNFQCNITIFISGENLPTKFSEYRVDFRKLNQSFREALIPINENLDLHKTKDLLANDRESLIARFLEDDDF; encoded by the coding sequence ATGACTGATTATTGTTCATATTACTTCGGTAAATCTCTGAATGATCTTACTTATTCAGACGTACAAGCTTTTTTTCAGCAAGAAAAAGAAGAATCTATTAATCTAGAATTTAAGAGTGGACAGGATAATACAAAATCATTTGACGATATCCTCAATAAAAAGATAATTCGAGCCATCGCTTCTTTCCTAAATTCAGAAGGTGGAATTTTAATTTGGGGGTCGCCACGTGAATCCGAAGTAACAAAAGGCGACAAGAAAGTAAAAATAGCACAAGGTGATTTACAGCCAAATAAAGTTTACAATGAAAAAGATCAGCTTGTAAATAAAATCATTAGATCTATTTCTTATATGCCAGTTGGCGTCAATGTAATCGTATTAGAAGAAAATGATCAATATGTATACATCTTCGAAGTACAAGAAAGCCAAAACAAACCTCATCAATATAATGATCAATATCCTATAAGAATAGACGGACAGTCTCTCCCGGCCCCCCATTATCTTGTTGAATCAATGTTTAATCAAGTTAAATTTCCAACCATTGAGGGATACCTAAAACCATTATATTTTATCGAAAAAGACGGCGACTTAATTTTACATTTTGATTTCAAACTCTTCAATTTTTCTCCTTCAATCCCAGGGAAAGATATTCAATTATATATAAATACTACGGGTGGAATATTTGAAGAAAACAACGATAGCTTTGTTCAACCAAACCCAACGAAATTATTATGTTTCGGGCTCAATCCATCTCTCAAATTAACTTTAGCTATTAATGTATGGCACTTAAGAAATCCAAATTTTCAATGTAATATCACAATATTTATTTCCGGAGAAAACCTTCCAACTAAATTTTCTGAATATCGAGTTGATTTTCGAAAGTTGAATCAGAGCTTTAGAGAAGCATTGATACCGATAAATGAAAATCTTGATCTACACAAAACGAAAGATTTATTAGCCAACGATAGGGAATCACTGATTGCTAGGTTTCTTGAAGATGATGATTTTTGA
- a CDS encoding carboxymuconolactone decarboxylase family protein, which produces MNAQNSADRLNAMQQSLVVISALTATGGLENLKVQLNAALDAGVSINEIKEALVQLYAYCGFPRSLNALNIFKTVLEERKAKGITDNIGKEIVAENSTADRYEQGRKVLETLTKTAQAKPAPGFGEFAPRIDAFLKEHLFADIFNSDVLSYQQRELVTISALAAMAGTEGQLLAHIGMGSNTGITVGQIMTLFEVIEKTVGKERAETARTVISTIEK; this is translated from the coding sequence ATGAATGCACAAAATAGTGCGGATAGGTTGAATGCAATGCAGCAAAGCTTAGTTGTTATTTCAGCACTTACCGCTACAGGAGGTCTCGAAAACCTGAAAGTACAGTTAAACGCTGCTCTCGATGCGGGAGTTTCCATTAATGAAATCAAAGAAGCTTTGGTCCAACTATATGCCTACTGTGGTTTTCCAAGAAGCCTCAATGCCCTCAATATATTCAAAACCGTTTTGGAAGAAAGAAAAGCAAAAGGCATAACGGATAATATTGGAAAGGAAATCGTAGCGGAGAACAGCACAGCCGACAGATACGAACAGGGGCGAAAAGTGCTGGAGACATTGACGAAGACAGCACAGGCAAAACCTGCTCCCGGTTTCGGAGAGTTTGCACCACGTATAGATGCCTTCCTGAAAGAACATCTTTTTGCCGATATTTTCAATAGTGATGTGCTTAGCTATCAGCAAAGGGAACTGGTTACAATTTCTGCTTTAGCGGCAATGGCGGGAACAGAGGGACAGTTGCTGGCGCATATCGGAATGGGATCAAATACAGGCATTACAGTAGGACAGATAATGACACTGTTCGAAGTTATTGAAAAAACAGTAGGCAAGGAGCGGGCCGAAACCGCAAGAACTGTTATTTCTACAATAGAAAAGTGA
- a CDS encoding cupin domain-containing protein codes for METTVPKISDFPTGDENTGFAQYFSGKSWNAPLTSNKDLNVPMNNITFAPGCRNNWHKHTGGQILICIGGVGYYQERGKKSRRLNPGDVVEIAPNVEHWHGAAPDSWFSHIGVACNPQINENIWLEPVTDGEYKVAVK; via the coding sequence ATGGAGACAACAGTACCAAAAATCAGTGATTTCCCAACGGGAGATGAAAACACAGGCTTTGCACAATATTTTAGCGGAAAATCCTGGAATGCACCGCTCACATCCAACAAAGACCTCAATGTACCGATGAATAACATCACCTTTGCACCCGGTTGCCGTAATAATTGGCATAAGCACACAGGAGGTCAGATACTTATTTGTATAGGAGGGGTAGGGTATTATCAGGAGCGTGGAAAAAAATCCCGCCGATTAAATCCCGGAGATGTAGTTGAGATAGCGCCAAATGTAGAGCATTGGCATGGAGCTGCACCCGATAGCTGGTTTTCACATATCGGTGTGGCATGTAATCCGCAAATAAACGAGAACATCTGGCTTGAACCTGTTACTGATGGAGAATATAAGGTAGCGGTTAAGTAG
- a CDS encoding HNH endonuclease: MYTDHIEDINDYIVIIDPYIHRKARINRSEFLSRVSDVKAIRTAVNSNYISFYITSVEEFTNIKGFYDLINKAKFSFTYYYSLAVAVKPPLFNWFKNTNFKTIEQQIIFWLASLYYFVPKKRDIMEQQIYPMLFQEIQNLVEKYYKDFPLPLFCRQPESFMDYDYDQFESEWQACHDKYLEACNSFYSDSPPDFLESPFDYKQLDSWGINDRFGIEFLEGYFSDNDWNKIILNGYKDTLRRCESRSDLWEKWKHTYGTFDQRKNPIFSFYYDGNDKKEESSNTKRKRSPISKTLKFEIYQRDKFTCRYCGRTPKDGAKLSLDHKIPYSDGGKDTYENLITACMDCNIGKSNKVINIEDIP; encoded by the coding sequence ATGTATACCGATCATATAGAGGATATTAATGATTATATAGTAATTATTGATCCTTACATACATAGAAAAGCAAGAATAAATAGAAGCGAATTCCTCTCAAGAGTATCGGATGTGAAAGCTATCAGAACGGCGGTTAACTCAAACTACATATCGTTTTATATCACTTCCGTTGAGGAGTTTACTAATATAAAAGGATTTTATGATTTAATAAATAAAGCAAAATTCAGTTTTACTTATTATTATTCTTTAGCGGTAGCGGTAAAACCTCCCCTTTTCAACTGGTTTAAGAACACTAATTTTAAAACAATCGAACAGCAGATCATTTTTTGGCTGGCGTCTCTTTATTATTTCGTCCCCAAAAAAAGAGATATCATGGAACAGCAAATCTATCCAATGCTTTTCCAAGAGATACAAAATCTAGTAGAAAAGTATTATAAAGATTTTCCGTTACCCTTATTTTGTAGGCAGCCTGAAAGTTTTATGGATTATGACTACGATCAATTTGAGTCAGAGTGGCAGGCTTGTCACGATAAATACCTAGAAGCTTGTAATTCCTTTTATTCCGATAGTCCACCCGATTTTTTAGAATCACCTTTTGATTATAAACAACTAGACTCTTGGGGCATCAATGACAGATTCGGAATTGAATTTCTGGAAGGCTACTTTTCAGACAATGATTGGAATAAGATAATTCTTAATGGATACAAAGATACTCTGAGGAGATGCGAAAGTCGATCCGACTTATGGGAAAAATGGAAACATACTTATGGTACTTTTGATCAAAGGAAGAATCCAATATTTAGTTTTTACTATGACGGTAATGACAAGAAGGAAGAATCCAGTAATACCAAAAGAAAACGGTCTCCTATTTCCAAAACTTTAAAATTTGAGATCTACCAAAGGGATAAATTTACCTGCCGGTATTGCGGAAGAACGCCAAAGGACGGTGCTAAGTTATCTCTAGATCACAAAATTCCATATTCTGATGGTGGAAAGGATACCTATGAAAATCTTATAACAGCATGTATGGATTGTAATATTGGAAAAAGCAATAAAGTCATCAATATAGAAGATATACCCTAG
- a CDS encoding KilA-N domain-containing protein gives MLDNGKEFISLTDMLKAKDGDFFISDWLRNRNTVEYLGIWESIYNPLFNYGEFAIIKKRAGLNSYKISVKDWVEKTNAIGLKATAGRYGGTYAHPDIAFEFGMWISPHFKIYLIKEFQRLKDEENDRLKLNWDLQRTLAKVNYHIHTDAIKENLIPSEITKQQANSVYASEADILNVALFGMTAKQWRDTNPDKKGNIRDYAIIEQLVVLSNMESINALLIQQGLPQNERLIQLNKVAVTQMKSLVENKAVKKLK, from the coding sequence ATCCTCGACAATGGCAAAGAGTTTATTTCACTTACTGATATGCTAAAAGCTAAAGATGGAGACTTTTTCATTTCTGATTGGCTTCGAAACAGAAACACAGTTGAATATCTGGGTATTTGGGAAAGCATTTATAACCCTCTTTTTAATTATGGCGAATTCGCCATAATTAAAAAGAGGGCCGGACTTAACAGTTATAAAATCAGTGTTAAAGATTGGGTTGAGAAGACAAATGCTATTGGCTTAAAAGCGACCGCAGGAAGATATGGGGGGACATATGCGCATCCTGATATAGCTTTTGAATTCGGCATGTGGATTAGCCCCCATTTTAAAATTTACTTAATCAAAGAATTTCAGCGTCTAAAAGACGAAGAAAATGATCGTTTGAAATTGAACTGGGACTTACAAAGGACACTAGCCAAAGTAAATTATCACATTCACACTGATGCTATAAAGGAAAACCTCATTCCTTCAGAAATTACCAAGCAACAAGCGAATTCCGTTTATGCCAGCGAAGCCGATATACTGAATGTCGCACTATTTGGTATGACAGCCAAACAATGGAGAGATACTAATCCTGACAAAAAGGGCAATATTCGAGACTACGCAATTATAGAACAGTTGGTCGTGCTAAGCAACATGGAAAGTATAAATGCGTTGCTGATCCAACAAGGCCTACCACAAAATGAAAGACTTATACAACTGAACAAAGTAGCGGTAACCCAAATGAAGTCGCTTGTAGAAAATAAGGCTGTTAAAAAATTGAAATAG
- a CDS encoding DUF3800 domain-containing protein, giving the protein MKNVIAFADEFGNNSFKFSSESTHFIIASVIVNKDDLSDFYFGVDSIRKKHFQKGEIKSSKIKDNHTRRTKVLEEIIKLKFNVYAVIVDKRKLYGEGFKYKKSFYKYLNGILYKELYKTFPKLELIVDEHGGNEFMLEFKKYVSNNHIRNLFSGSEFYIKDSNKELGVQVADLIAGTLGYIFDEHKKSEASQHFLELIENKIISINHFPKVYSPNEYLGNDIGDEYNKIIVELSLRNIFNYLDTESAESQQKQDAINFLKLLIRYHESNHYKHYTTSQEFIKHLNVNRESNLSKEQFVNLVGSLRDKGILIASSREGYKVPTNHEDIKKYIRHGNSIVLPLLRRIEVCRRSLLLATNNKLDILKDSEFSTLLALTKNLEA; this is encoded by the coding sequence ATGAAGAACGTAATAGCATTTGCTGATGAATTCGGCAATAATTCATTTAAATTTTCTTCAGAAAGCACGCACTTCATTATTGCTAGTGTAATTGTTAACAAAGATGATCTATCAGATTTTTATTTCGGTGTCGATAGTATTAGAAAGAAACACTTCCAAAAAGGAGAAATAAAATCTTCAAAAATTAAAGATAATCATACAAGAAGAACAAAAGTCTTAGAAGAAATAATAAAGCTTAAATTCAACGTCTATGCCGTCATTGTGGATAAAAGAAAGCTTTATGGTGAAGGCTTTAAATACAAGAAATCCTTTTACAAGTATTTAAACGGTATTCTATATAAAGAACTCTATAAAACATTCCCAAAGCTTGAATTAATTGTAGATGAACATGGTGGTAACGAATTCATGCTAGAATTCAAGAAATACGTCTCCAATAATCATATTCGCAATCTATTTTCAGGATCTGAATTTTATATTAAAGACAGTAATAAAGAGTTAGGTGTTCAAGTTGCAGATTTAATAGCTGGAACATTGGGCTATATTTTTGACGAACATAAAAAAAGTGAAGCATCACAACATTTTCTCGAACTTATTGAAAACAAAATAATCAGTATTAATCATTTTCCAAAGGTCTATTCACCGAACGAATACTTAGGAAATGACATTGGTGACGAATACAATAAAATTATTGTAGAATTAAGCCTAAGGAACATATTCAATTATCTAGATACCGAATCCGCCGAAAGCCAACAGAAACAAGATGCCATAAACTTTCTAAAGCTTTTAATCCGCTATCATGAGTCCAATCATTATAAACATTATACTACTTCTCAGGAGTTTATAAAACACCTAAACGTAAATAGGGAGTCCAATCTTAGTAAGGAACAATTTGTCAATTTAGTGGGAAGCTTGCGAGATAAAGGCATATTGATTGCAAGTAGTAGAGAAGGTTATAAAGTACCAACCAATCACGAAGACATAAAAAAATACATCAGGCATGGTAACTCCATTGTACTACCTCTTCTCAGACGTATTGAGGTTTGTCGTCGTTCACTGCTGTTAGCAACAAACAATAAACTTGATATTCTAAAAGATTCAGAATTTTCGACCTTATTAGCATTAACTAAAAACCTCGAGGCATAA
- a CDS encoding pentapeptide repeat-containing protein: MSFKSIINIFTKEIVTKLGELESEKRKKKEEDRKEKELRLKQVAESKLQPTNRVEVKDMMFFSSEKEDNLYFVEDLKFKRYLFIRGVATNFLFKNIDFSQAIFEGCYLKDCRFINCKFEGAKFNNCNLQGSYFQLCNFDYATFEKTFVDEEIFECAPQRNNLRYKFARSLKLNYASIGDHMKASTAVNIELKATKLHLYDTWSLSDDYHRSKYGGIRRRSVQFWKWIKVCVLDFIWGNGESLWRLVRFNLFIFTFLTIYDIFKNSIRDFFDILNIFIVKVPSNYFGVTIKNTEGGDNYFSYYPQLLVLFLIILRLVSMGLLMSIIIKKYNRR, encoded by the coding sequence ATGAGCTTTAAATCTATTATTAACATATTTACTAAAGAAATAGTAACGAAACTTGGCGAACTTGAAAGCGAAAAAAGAAAGAAAAAAGAAGAGGATAGAAAGGAAAAGGAACTTAGACTTAAACAAGTCGCTGAAAGTAAGTTACAACCTACAAATCGTGTAGAAGTAAAGGATATGATGTTTTTTTCTTCTGAAAAAGAAGATAACCTATATTTTGTTGAAGATCTAAAGTTCAAAAGGTATTTATTCATTCGTGGTGTGGCGACAAACTTTTTATTTAAAAATATTGATTTTTCTCAAGCTATATTTGAAGGTTGTTATTTAAAGGATTGTCGCTTCATAAATTGTAAATTTGAAGGAGCAAAGTTTAACAATTGTAATCTTCAAGGATCTTATTTTCAATTATGTAATTTTGATTATGCAACCTTTGAAAAGACATTTGTGGATGAAGAAATATTTGAATGTGCTCCACAAAGAAATAATTTAAGATATAAATTTGCAAGGTCACTTAAATTGAATTATGCATCGATAGGTGATCATATGAAGGCTTCCACCGCGGTAAATATAGAACTTAAAGCGACGAAACTGCATTTATATGATACATGGAGTTTGAGTGATGATTATCATAGATCAAAATATGGAGGTATTAGAAGAAGATCTGTACAGTTTTGGAAATGGATTAAAGTTTGTGTTTTAGATTTCATTTGGGGGAATGGTGAAAGTTTATGGAGGTTAGTAAGATTTAATTTGTTTATATTTACCTTTCTTACAATATATGATATATTTAAAAATTCTATACGTGATTTTTTTGATATTTTGAATATTTTTATTGTAAAAGTTCCTAGTAATTATTTTGGTGTGACGATAAAAAATACGGAAGGGGGGGATAATTATTTTAGTTATTATCCTCAGCTGCTGGTTTTGTTTTTAATAATTTTGAGATTGGTTTCAATGGGACTTTTAATGTCTATAATTATCAAAAAATATAATAGACGATAA
- a CDS encoding serine hydrolase: protein MKIKLNYRFYSLLVLFLFSVLHLPAQAIRADYDYFMKEFQRLFNEKKSEEIYGQSSPTYQSKISKEKFSLGMRKFVANVGIMQHFSFVDSTTNGYNYTIQFENSEQLFSVLLDNEKQVLRMNFKEIPFLIEDKNFKVGSDNPLNDSIDLLMEKFVRPYIQKGATAGIMLAVIDGKRQRKYSYGTIAKTSKELPDASKSIFEIGSVTKIFTSLLLAKEVVDGNMQLADPISKYLPDSIPGLAWRGHPITLVQLSNHTAGFPRLPDNIFTTNAVMADPYSHYKVDSLFHFLKKYKVSSQTGIKFSYSNLGAGVLGVALERHNNKSFGQLVIDNICLPLGMKNTSLEDAGVVQGYNEKGRPTSYWHLESLAGSGAIRSTLDDMIIFMKAQLGSKSKLKKAIHLTHQITFADDNQIMALGWRIKKAGSKKIFHHSGGTGGFRSFVAFDDKTQKAIIILSNAALDVTTVGFSIFENCL, encoded by the coding sequence ATGAAAATTAAACTAAATTATAGGTTTTACAGTCTCCTTGTTTTATTTCTGTTCTCAGTGCTGCATCTACCTGCCCAGGCTATTCGCGCCGATTACGATTATTTTATGAAGGAGTTTCAAAGACTTTTTAATGAAAAAAAATCAGAAGAGATTTACGGGCAATCGTCCCCCACTTATCAATCTAAAATTTCAAAAGAAAAGTTTTCGCTGGGAATGCGGAAGTTTGTGGCAAATGTGGGAATAATGCAACATTTTTCTTTTGTTGATTCGACTACCAACGGATATAATTATACCATTCAATTTGAAAACTCCGAACAATTATTTTCTGTTCTGCTCGATAATGAGAAACAGGTCCTAAGGATGAATTTTAAGGAAATACCATTTTTAATAGAAGATAAGAATTTCAAAGTGGGGAGCGATAATCCATTAAATGACTCCATAGATTTGCTGATGGAAAAATTCGTCAGGCCGTATATTCAAAAGGGTGCTACCGCAGGTATTATGTTAGCGGTAATTGATGGAAAGCGGCAAAGAAAATATAGCTATGGGACTATAGCTAAGACAAGCAAGGAACTTCCAGACGCTTCCAAAAGTATTTTTGAGATTGGGTCAGTTACAAAAATTTTTACCTCACTTTTATTGGCAAAAGAAGTAGTTGATGGCAATATGCAATTAGCGGATCCGATCAGTAAATATCTGCCCGATTCTATTCCTGGTTTAGCATGGCGTGGTCATCCGATTACACTTGTGCAATTATCAAATCATACCGCCGGATTTCCTCGGCTCCCGGATAATATTTTTACGACTAATGCCGTAATGGCAGATCCATATAGTCATTATAAGGTTGATTCACTCTTCCATTTTCTGAAAAAGTATAAAGTTTCTTCTCAGACCGGAATTAAGTTTTCTTATTCAAATTTAGGCGCGGGTGTATTAGGTGTAGCATTAGAAAGACATAACAACAAAAGTTTTGGACAATTGGTCATTGACAATATTTGCTTGCCCTTGGGAATGAAAAATACATCATTAGAAGATGCCGGGGTCGTACAAGGATACAATGAAAAAGGAAGGCCAACGTCGTATTGGCACTTGGAATCTTTGGCGGGATCTGGTGCCATAAGATCTACATTGGATGATATGATTATTTTTATGAAGGCACAGTTAGGTTCAAAAAGTAAACTGAAAAAAGCCATTCATTTGACTCATCAGATCACTTTTGCCGATGACAATCAAATTATGGCACTGGGCTGGCGTATTAAAAAAGCAGGAAGTAAGAAGATATTTCATCATTCTGGAGGTACAGGTGGATTTAGGTCCTTTGTTGCATTTGACGATAAAACCCAAAAAGCAATTATTATTCTGTCTAATGCCGCCTTGGATGTCACTACTGTCGGATTTTCAATATTTGAAAATTGTTTATAG
- a CDS encoding putative quinol monooxygenase codes for MYKNIFEYPVWVRCSLQVILATAMLFCMIHTAQAQQQDIMVRISEIEIHPQHVEHYKIILKEEAEASVRLEPGVIAIFPMFQKDNPTQVRILEMYKDQQAYQSHLKTEHFQKHKIGTLHMVKALKLVDMEALDLKTATQLFSKLKE; via the coding sequence ATGTATAAAAATATTTTTGAGTACCCTGTTTGGGTTAGATGTTCGTTGCAGGTTATACTGGCAACAGCAATGCTTTTTTGCATGATCCATACTGCCCAGGCTCAACAGCAGGACATAATGGTGCGCATTTCAGAAATCGAAATACATCCCCAGCATGTAGAACACTACAAGATCATACTGAAAGAAGAAGCGGAAGCATCCGTAAGGCTTGAACCGGGCGTAATTGCCATCTTCCCCATGTTCCAAAAAGATAATCCAACACAGGTAAGAATACTGGAAATGTACAAAGATCAGCAAGCCTATCAGTCCCATTTGAAAACCGAACACTTTCAAAAGCACAAGATCGGTACGCTTCACATGGTCAAAGCATTAAAGCTTGTGGACATGGAGGCATTGGATTTGAAAACCGCAACACAGCTATTTAGCAAACTGAAAGAATAG
- a CDS encoding cysteine hydrolase family protein — protein sequence MKALLIIDMQLGSFRPYTLRYDAKGVIDRINRLSEVFRKNGDLVIFIQHDGTKENCFLPGTEDWSLLPELISGPADISVSKTANDSFYQTELQSLLTSNGVTELILTGCATDFCVDATLKSSLTKDYSITVVADGHTTADRPMILSQQVIQYFNWLWSEMTPTQGMIKVESCHAILGTYI from the coding sequence ATGAAAGCCTTACTGATTATAGATATGCAACTGGGCAGTTTTAGGCCCTATACACTACGATATGATGCCAAAGGTGTCATTGATCGGATAAACAGACTTTCCGAGGTATTTAGAAAGAACGGAGATTTGGTCATTTTCATACAGCATGATGGGACAAAGGAAAACTGTTTTCTGCCGGGGACAGAAGATTGGTCGTTATTACCAGAGCTGATCAGTGGGCCCGCAGACATATCTGTCTCTAAAACAGCCAATGATTCGTTTTATCAAACAGAACTTCAATCATTATTAACCAGTAACGGAGTGACCGAACTGATCTTAACCGGATGTGCTACTGATTTTTGTGTGGATGCTACCCTAAAATCATCTTTGACGAAGGACTATTCTATTACTGTAGTTGCTGATGGACACACCACCGCCGATAGACCCATGATCCTATCTCAACAAGTGATTCAGTATTTTAATTGGCTATGGTCAGAAATGACGCCAACACAAGGTATGATCAAAGTTGAATCTTGTCATGCTATTTTAGGGACTTATATATGA
- a CDS encoding nucleotidyltransferase domain-containing protein translates to MNIYIFGSVVRGEIDKYSDIDLILISDESLVDIDVNKYSIYTSDRIKELYKEGNPFAWHLYYESKLVYSSDEDFLTNLGRPEKYINCKSDLLKFKQLFNDSVDSIKENDFSIVFDLSMIFLAIRNFATCFTLGCYERPIFSRRSFEKLSDFPLILDERITDLLMMSRISSTRGVNYNIDDEYLSLFKENIDKIDKWFNQILSYYESRI, encoded by the coding sequence ATGAATATATATATATTTGGTTCTGTAGTTAGAGGAGAAATTGACAAGTATTCTGACATTGATTTAATATTAATTTCCGATGAATCACTAGTAGATATTGATGTTAATAAATATTCTATATATACAAGTGATAGGATTAAGGAGTTGTATAAAGAAGGAAATCCATTTGCATGGCATCTATATTACGAATCCAAATTGGTTTATTCTTCAGATGAAGATTTTTTAACGAATTTGGGAAGGCCAGAGAAATATATCAATTGTAAATCAGATCTTTTAAAATTTAAACAGCTATTTAATGACAGTGTCGATTCTATTAAAGAAAATGATTTTTCGATAGTGTTTGATTTATCAATGATTTTCTTAGCAATCAGAAATTTTGCGACTTGTTTTACGTTAGGTTGTTATGAAAGGCCAATTTTTAGTCGACGATCTTTTGAAAAATTATCTGATTTTCCTTTAATATTGGATGAAAGGATTACGGATCTTTTAATGATGTCGCGAATAAGTTCGACAAGGGGGGTGAATTATAATATTGATGACGAATACTTATCTTTGTTTAAAGAGAATATCGATAAGATAGATAAGTGGTTTAATCAAATTTTGAGTTATTATGAAAGCAGAATTTAA
- a CDS encoding HNH endonuclease yields the protein MNKEEYFLKSKTSKCQTLRCPITNYCTRRALTIYFYADFKYLNYHNSEITTLIKEGIIPEDFEEKAIPLQSPVNIWKKSNIHIYYQHMCPEVNLLESEFALPFAIDTASTDGEWDDYRNTNKFKNRFYGHFSECAEFNYYIFNNRRKNTTQRKRSPISKSLRFEIFQRDNYTCQYCGRTPQDGAKLSLDHKTAYSDGGKDTYENLITACMDCNMGKGNKVI from the coding sequence ATGAATAAAGAAGAATATTTTTTGAAAAGCAAAACATCAAAATGCCAAACATTGAGGTGTCCAATTACAAATTATTGCACGAGGAGGGCTTTAACTATCTATTTTTATGCAGATTTCAAGTATTTGAATTACCATAATTCTGAAATAACGACATTAATAAAAGAAGGTATTATCCCCGAAGATTTCGAAGAAAAGGCCATTCCGCTTCAAAGTCCTGTCAACATTTGGAAGAAGTCGAATATCCATATTTATTATCAACATATGTGTCCCGAAGTAAATCTCTTGGAGAGTGAATTTGCACTACCCTTTGCTATTGATACAGCAAGTACAGATGGAGAATGGGACGATTATAGAAACACAAATAAATTTAAAAATAGATTTTATGGTCATTTTAGCGAGTGTGCAGAATTTAACTATTATATTTTTAATAATAGAAGGAAAAATACTACTCAAAGGAAGAGATCTCCGATATCGAAATCATTGAGGTTCGAAATATTTCAAAGGGACAACTATACTTGTCAATATTGTGGCCGAACGCCGCAAGATGGTGCAAAATTGTCTTTAGACCATAAAACTGCTTACTCAGATGGTGGCAAAGACACATATGAAAACCTTATTACAGCTTGTATGGATTGCAATATGGGAAAAGGAAATAAAGTAATTTAA
- a CDS encoding VOC family protein, with protein MQKIIPNLWFDSNAKEAAEYYLSVFKDGKIINITYYPNSESEGLADFQKDFAGKVLTVEFEILEMRLIGINAGPEFKFNEAISLMIPCKDQTEIDYYWEALTSDGGQESVCGWLKDKYGLSWQVSPENWEELNKRPGAFKKMMGMKKIIIADF; from the coding sequence ATGCAAAAGATAATTCCAAACCTTTGGTTTGACAGCAACGCGAAGGAAGCCGCAGAATACTACCTATCGGTTTTCAAAGATGGAAAAATAATCAATATTACTTATTACCCGAATTCAGAAAGCGAAGGTCTGGCTGATTTCCAGAAGGATTTCGCTGGAAAAGTGCTTACCGTAGAATTTGAGATTTTGGAAATGCGTCTTATCGGGATCAATGCCGGACCGGAATTCAAATTTAACGAGGCTATCTCACTGATGATCCCCTGCAAAGACCAGACTGAAATAGACTACTATTGGGAAGCACTTACATCGGATGGAGGACAGGAGAGCGTTTGTGGATGGCTGAAAGACAAATACGGATTAAGCTGGCAGGTTTCTCCTGAAAATTGGGAAGAACTCAACAAAAGACCCGGCGCATTCAAAAAAATGATGGGAATGAAAAAGATTATTATTGCGGATTTTTGA